The DNA region GCCCCACTCTGAACAACCATACCCACTACTTTACTGCCCATAACACCCCTTTGCATTCTTAATTTATATATGATCATCAATTAGTTATTTTTTACATAAGTGAGTATATTATGCAATAAGTGAAATAGGTATTAAGAATCCATTAACCACGCAGTTATGAGCAATGAAAATGAAGTCACAGTAGACGCAAGGGGAAAGGTATGCCCGGTTCCAGTTCTTGAAACCGCTAAGGCTGCTAGATTAGCTAAGCCTGGTCAGGTTATTAAGGTGATTGCCACTGATCCCGCAGCTAAGCAGGATTTAGTGAATTGGGCTAGGGTAACTAATAATGAGTTACTTAGTGTGGAGGAGAATAATGATGCTGTAGTTGTTAGAATAAGGGTTAAGGGCAAGTTATGATGTGGTTATTACCCGCCTTACGTAGTTTAAAATATGTTAGGTATTGATAATGCCTGTGCCTTAGCCTTCTTAGCCGTACCAGTAACCCTAATTGTAATCGCATAATCTATACTTATCATTGCTGCCCTAAACCATTTAATGCAATTTGTGGGTACTTTAACTACAATCCTATTAGCATAAATGAACATTGGAAGCGCATAGCACCTATTCGAATCCCAGTTAATTCCGGCAATCCCCCTAGTCTTAATCACCAGTTCCCTATAGACCTGTGGTAAAGCATCCCTACTCCTCGCCTCAATTATCATGTACCTGGGCATAATTACCTCCTCTTAACCACCATCAACCCTAGCTTGCTTAACTCCTTTTCAACCATTGTTCTTGATTCTGCGTTAAGCGATTTCCAGTGTATTATACCTAGTTTTGGTTTAACTGTGTTGCGCTCAACAGCCATCCTAATAATCATTGGTGTGGGGTTAACGTACTTAGGTACCATGTGCCCTACATCATATTCACCATTAATTATGTGGCTTGTCAACGTAGCGTAATGTAGGTCACCTATCGATACGGCAACATCCTTACCATCATTAATGTACCTATTAGTGTCATTAAGGAAATCAAAAATAAGCGACGCTAAAAACTCCTGAGCCTTAGGATTCCTCCACTCATTACTGGTGGAGCCAATCTCTACGAATACTGCTGGCTTATCAACAAAGGGACCATGGTGAGTTGCCTCAAGGGTTGCTGAATAGCCGCTTAATTCACCAATTCTCCTATACGCTTCCCTAAATAAATTTGAAAGTACCCTTGGTTCACTGACCGCTACAAGGCCTGGTTTACCACCTAACTCAACGTCACTAGTCCAATTACCTGGGGTGTGGAAGGTTATCAGTGGCTTAGGATTCCTCATCTCATGCCTACTTAGAAATAGCAATACATCTATGTTATTGGCCTTAGCCCATTCGTCAGCCTCATCAATGTAAACTATGTCCTTGGTTGAAACTAGGGCTAAGGCTAGGTCTGAGGTATATTCGTTAGCCTTGACTTCCTTAAACTTAATCATATTCCTAAGCATACCCCAAATACCCATAGAGGCTTCATCAATCTTAGATACAATTAGCCCAATCTTCATTACACTAGGCATAACCTTGAAGTTATTAAACCATTTCCTATAATGCTTGGTTATTTTCATCCATTTAAGCATGCGGATTAGGCATTCACCTCCTCATGATTGATTGGGATGAGAACCTATACAGGATTAAAGTAAAAGCAAGTTTAGTCAAAATAAGAGCCCCCTAAATCTAGTGAACCGCATATTAGAAGTAATGATATGGTCTTCCACTGAACTCCAACAGATTATATACTCAAATTACCAAGAAGTCACCCTGAGACTAAGAATTACGATGAATTAATTAAGGAAGCTAATACTGGGCTGTTCTTCAATTGAATAAATGCTTCTTTTAATAACTTAATATAAATGCATGTGATTAGCCATTGTGAATTTTACTAAGTAGCTAACTGAAGCATTAATAGTAGGTGTAGTAGGCTCAATAATGGGTGTTTCACTCTTAATCGTCTTAACCCACGTAATGCACGCATCATCGTTATTTAGCACTAGTTCAGGGGCAAGGTTCGGGGTGGCGGATTCAGGGGTGTAAATACCGGGTTGCGTTAGCATCCTCGCCCTCCTCATTAGTAGGCATAAGCCTACCAATACCCATAACCTTAACCACACCCTACATAGCGTTATTATTCATTGTTACATTAGCAACCAATGTCATTGCAGCCCTAATACCAGCCATAAGGACAACTAAGATACCACCAGCTCAGACGCTTAGGTACGAATAGTTTAAAATAAAGCTTATAAAACGGTTAAGTAAAGCGGGCATTAAAGCCCCGGTCGTTCAGCCTGGTCTAGGATGCGGGCCTGTCGAGCCCGAGACCCGGGTTCAAATCCCGGCCGGGGCGCCAGAAGCTCATTCCTTCCAGTCATGATTCACCGGCCTCTCCTCTGCCTTAAAGGGTGGTTACCCTTATGGTCTACGGAAAATGATGATAGTCTACAAACCAACAAACTAAGCTTAACCTAAAATCCAGGTTCAAGCTGAAGCACATGGTGAAGGTATTCTCCATACTAATCTCTAAGATGCACCTTTACTTTAACGCTTTCTTAACTTCCACAATCATTTTCTCCACATCCTCAATCATTTGGCTTACTGAATTTACATCCAGTTTACCCTCATGGAAACCCCACGCGTGTAGGGCATAGGCTGAATTCCATCCTACCCTAACCCAATCGCCAAGCCTTATTGAGAGCTTTGATACTGCGTTAAATAGGTTGTAAATGTACCATCTCCCCTCCTTCATGGCCTGCTGATATTCAGGTAAGTTAAATTCTTCGGCAAGCGCCTTCACAGCCTCCTCAGCAGCCTTATACGCCTTCTCAGAGGCTTGAGTTAGATCACCCTTAGCTAAATACTCCTTAGCCTCGTTAAGCATCTTTTCAGCTAACGTAATCCTTAACCTAATACCCTCAGATGGGTCTCTGAGATATAGTTGGTTCAGTATTAAGTCAATAACATCAATCCCAGCCCTCTCAGCAGCATCAAGTACCTCCTTAGGAACCTCCACAGGGAAATAAATATCTAAGTGCTTATAAATGCTTACCTTAATTAAATTCACACTTTACTAATGCTGCATAAGTTTAACCTCTTCCTTGTCCTTAATGGGCAAGGATTTCCTGGAGACCTTGGTTAGGCTACATTACCTTTGATGAGTGCTACTTGACACAAACGAAACGACAAGCCTCGCCTCTTCTGGGGGTTGGGTTTTTAGGTTCTGGTTGGTTTTGGGTGTGGGGATGCTTGTAATGGGCTTTGGAGTGCCTATGTGTCCCCACACCCTTACCACATATCCCCGAGTCTCATGCAGAGGCTTGGGGCAACTCCCAGTGAGGGGTAGGGGTAATGGGCCTAAGGCCAAGCCAGTGGCCCACCGCTGGATGAAGACGGTAAACCACAAACCAATAAACCACCCAAAGAAAAACCCCACCCTTCCAGGACAGGGAGGAGGTCAGTGCTCTGTTGACCAAACTTTAATGAAGATAGAGAGTTGGATTAACTACTACCTGCCCTAAAAGGTAAGGCTTACTGTCATTTTATAACATGGTATCATGGGTAATTGCTGATGCATGATTTAAATACATTTGTAGAGTTACCTTATTAATTTATGATGAGTTAGGAACCTCGCTGAGGGGTGAGGAGGGAGACCGCGCCTGACCGCGTAATCTTTATAAACTGCTTATTGGTAGCCAATAAATTATGAATAGGAACAGTGAATTAAGGAGGGTGCATTACCTATTATTCGCGAGCTTCGCCTTAGGCTTCCTAAT from Caldivirga sp. includes:
- a CDS encoding sulfurtransferase TusA family protein → MSNENEVTVDARGKVCPVPVLETAKAARLAKPGQVIKVIATDPAAKQDLVNWARVTNNELLSVEENNDAVVVRIRVKGKL
- a CDS encoding D-aminoacyl-tRNA deacylase, which produces MKIGLIVSKIDEASMGIWGMLRNMIKFKEVKANEYTSDLALALVSTKDIVYIDEADEWAKANNIDVLLFLSRHEMRNPKPLITFHTPGNWTSDVELGGKPGLVAVSEPRVLSNLFREAYRRIGELSGYSATLEATHHGPFVDKPAVFVEIGSTSNEWRNPKAQEFLASLIFDFLNDTNRYINDGKDVAVSIGDLHYATLTSHIINGEYDVGHMVPKYVNPTPMIIRMAVERNTVKPKLGIIHWKSLNAESRTMVEKELSKLGLMVVKRR
- a CDS encoding PaREP1 family protein, which codes for MEVPKEVLDAAERAGIDVIDLILNQLYLRDPSEGIRLRITLAEKMLNEAKEYLAKGDLTQASEKAYKAAEEAVKALAEEFNLPEYQQAMKEGRWYIYNLFNAVSKLSIRLGDWVRVGWNSAYALHAWGFHEGKLDVNSVSQMIEDVEKMIVEVKKALK